From a region of the Acanthochromis polyacanthus isolate Apoly-LR-REF ecotype Palm Island chromosome 3, KAUST_Apoly_ChrSc, whole genome shotgun sequence genome:
- the LOC127533326 gene encoding uncharacterized protein LOC127533326 yields MPLSNKERFARYYAKINADPAAREKMLENRRQRYQQMKQAGHNNYIPISQLPASKAQDKRTQWAHNQRQHRKRLKQEEAVCNLTLQSVDSIEDLPCLDQPEQSQMSFQLHQTPSNMCLKSSDSSRNSTQQPSEEPSLSFEKPKCSSTPDVSVKEKKKKTRHDREKQKLREEIQELKKKLYKAKRRTAQLSKKMERIKKQEKKTKKDKKSSKKKIYGKRESVKEFLTRDENSRLLPGKKDTISLNKVKEQRRVLVKSLKELHKEYCQEAGKLSYRQFVRLRPFYVTEPKSRDRNTCACYDHENLTLLIEKMFQNGILGSKSMTDALSHIVCDLKNKKCMFRQCAKCCYNDIELAVPNNSETISWYQWTKERVSTEGKTYTHFVKKAFTGTWGDLLKIFNEKLDSLAKHHYIWIHQAEQCRFLKNTLQNDEAVVHMDFSENYACKMNVEVQAFHFGGSRQQATVHTCMVYTAENTKAYATISNSLRHDERAVWAHLKPVFDEVLSNKKIKTLHFMSDGPLTQYRNRKNFYLMSTLPFLRGIENITWNYSEKSHGKGAPDGVGGSVKRGADTFVLQGGDLQNPKDLFEFLKKSDSNVEFFWISEEDISLIDEAVPEELPVVKGTLAIHQVTASATTPGKISFRDVSCFCHRNGVVCECGEPCEFEMKVSSFSSKEDSDEDLAGKMVIVSYEGKPFVGQVLKVLGEEVEVSCMQQSGRRNNFVWPQVADVIFYFRSDLKARISEPEPLTSRSSRLSDEDWNRFLSV; encoded by the exons atGCCTCTATCCAACAAAGAACGATTTGCACGTTACTATGCAAAGATCAATGCAGATCCTGCTGCTAGAGAGAAAATGCTGGAGAACAGAAGGCAAAG GTATCAACAGATGAAACAAGCTGGACACAATAATTACATTCCAATCTCACAACTGCCTGCATCAAAAGCTCAAGACAAAAGGACACAATGGGCACACAATCAAAGACAACACAGGAAACGTTTAAAACAGGAAGAAGCTGTTTGCAATCTCACTTTACAGTCAGTGGATTCAATAGAAGATCTCCCCTGCCTTGACCAACCAGAACAATCTCAAATGTCCTTTCAGCTTCACCAGACGCCATCAAATATGTGTCTTAAATCATCTGATTCATCCCGAAACTCTACACAGCAACCATCTGAGGAGCCATCTTTGTCATTTGAAAAGCCAAAATGCTCCTCTACACCAGATGTTtcagtgaaagaaaagaaaaagaagactcGTCATGatagagaaaaacagaaacttaGAGAGGAAATACAAGAGCTGAAAAAGAAACTTTacaaagcaaaaagaagaaCAGCTCAGTTGAGCAAGAAAATGGAGCGTattaaaaaacaagagaaaaaaacaaagaaagacaaaaagtcaagcaaaaaaaagatttatggaaaaagagaaagtgtGAAGGAATTTCTGACACGTGATGAGAACAGCCGACTCTTACCCGGCAAGAAAGATACAATTTCTCTGAATAAGGTCAAGGAGCAACGTCGAGTTCTTGTGAAGTCACTGAAAGAACTTCACAAAGAATATTGTCAAGAAGCTGGTAAATTATCATACAGACAGTTTGTTCGTCTGCGCCCATTCTATGTCACCGAACCTAAAAGTCGAGATCGCAATACTTGTGCCTGCTATGACCATGAAAATCTCACTTTACTTATCgagaaaatgtttcaaaatggcATTTTGGGAAGCAAAAGCATGACTGATGCCCTGTCCCATATTGTGTGTGATCTGAAGAACAAGAAGTGTATGTTTCGGCAGTGTGCCAAGTGCTGTTACAATGATATAGAGTTAGCAGTACCAAACAACTCTGAAACTATTTCATGGTACCAATGGACCAAGGAGCGTGTTTCCACAGAAGGAAAAACGTACACCCATTTTGTGAAGAAGGCTTTCACTGGAACCTGGGGCGATCTCTTAAAAATCTTCAATGAGAAGCTGGACTCCCTGGCTAAACATCACTATATTTGGATACACCAGGCAGAGCAATGCAGGTTCCTCAAGAACACGCTTCAAAATGATGAAGCTGTAGTCCACATGGATTTTTCAGAGAACTATGCATGTAAAATGAATGTTGAAGTTCAGGCGTTTCATTTTGGAGGAAGTAGGCAACAGGCAACCGTGCACACATGCATGGTCTATACAGCTGAAAATACAAAGGCCTATGCAACAATTTCTAATAGCCTACGTCATGATGAGCGTGCTGTATGGGCACACTTGAAGCCTGTGTTTGATGAGGTCCTGagcaacaagaaaataaaaacattacatttcatGAGCGATGGACCATTGACTCAATACCGTAATAGAAAGAACTTCTACCTCATGAGCACCTTACCGTTTCTGCGTGGAATTGAGAACATCACCTGGAACTACTCAGAAAAGTCCCACGGCAAAGGCGCTCCAGATGGCGTTGGTGGATCCGTTAAAAGAGGGGCAGACACCTTTGTTCTACAGGGAGGTGATCTCCAAAATCCAAAAGACTTATTTGAGTTTCTGAAGAAGTCAGATTCCAATGTGGAATTCTTCTGGATATCAGAAGAGGATATCTCCTTAATTGATGAAGCAGTGCCAGAAGAATTACCTGTTGTGAAAGGCACTTTGGCAATTCATCAAGTGACTGCAAGTGCTACTACTCCAGGAAAAATCTCTTTCAGAGACGTGTCATGTTTTTGCCATCGTAATGGAGTTGTCTGTGAGTGTGGTGAGCCCtgtgaatttgaaatgaaagtcAGCTCCTTTTCCAGTAAAGAGGACAGTGATGAAGACTTAGCTGGAAAGATGGTCATAGTGTCATATGAAGGAAAGCCATTTGTGGGGCAAGTATTGAAAGTTCTTGGTGAAGAAGTCGAAGTGTCCTGCATGCAGCAATCAGGAAGAAGAAACAACTTTGTTTGGCCTCAAGTGGCTGACGTTATTTTCTACTTCAGGTCAGATCTAAAAGCAAGAATCTCAGAGCCAGAGCCCTTAACGAGTCGAAGCTCCAGGCTATCTGATGAGGACTGGAATCGGTTTCTTTCAGTTTGA